The Bombus fervidus isolate BK054 chromosome 8, iyBomFerv1, whole genome shotgun sequence genome window below encodes:
- the Rtc1 gene encoding RNA terminal phosphate cyclase 1, with protein sequence MPAERKNNILTYEGCNYLRYRLLLSTLSGKPVRITNIRVKDDDPGVKEYEVSFIRLLDKITNGSRIELNETGTNLYYNPGLLYGGELEHDCSVQRGIGYYLEGIMILAPFCKKAVDIKLKGITNNTIDPSVDRLKACAVPILKRFLSGDNEVIFTINKRGAAPLGGGEIKFKCPPSRNLRSIQLQNSGMVKRIRGTACSIRVSPAIANRIVESAKGVLLNFLPDVYIYTDHCKGASSGKSPGFGVTLSAETTTDVVFGAEAFSPLMTAASLPCVPEDIGKEAAMKLVDEIYRNGCVDSAFQAMTAMFMALGKKDISKFVTGPLSPAMIQFLRDLKDFFGIVFKIEPLKEEDEILEQVVLTCIGVGYTNINKRTL encoded by the exons atgccagccgaaagaaaaaataacattttaacatACGAAGGGTGTAATTATTTACGATATCGCTTATTATTGTCAACATTATCAGGCAAGCCTGTgcgaattacaaatattagagTTAAAGATGACGATCCAGGAGTTAAAG AGTATGAAGTCAGTTTTATTCGCTTATtggataaaataacaaatggatcaagaatagaattaaatgaaacaggaactaatttatattataacccTGGATTATTGTACGGTGGTGAATTAGAGCATGATTGTAGTGTACAACGAGGTATTGGTTATTATCTAGAAGGAATTATGATATTAGCTCCTTTTTGTAAAAAAGCTGTGGATATAAAACTCAAAGGAATCACTAATAATACAATAG ATCCTTCTGTGGACAGACTGAAGGCATGTGCTGTACCTATATTAAAAAGGTTTCTGTCTGGTGATAATGAAGTTATCTTTACCATTAATAAAAGAGGAGCTGCACCTCTAGGTGGtggagaaattaaatttaaatgtccTCCTAGTCGTAATCTTAGAAGTATTCAA CTTCAAAATAGTGGAATGGTAAAAAGAATCAGAGGTACTGCATGTAGTATACGTGTATCTCCTGCTATTGCTAATCGAATTGTGGAGTCTGCTAAAGGTGTACTGTTAAACTTCTTGCCAGATGTTTACATTTATACAGATCATTGTAAAGGTGCATCTAGTGGAAAATCACCAG GTTTTGGAGTAACTTTATCAGCTGAAACAACAACTGATGTTGTCTTTGGTGCAGAAGCATTTTCACCTCTAATGACAGCAGCTTCTTTGCCTTGTGTACCAGAAGATATTGGTAAAGAAGCAGCTATGAAATTAGTTGATGAAATTTACAG AAATGGTTGTGTAGATTCAGCTTTTCAAGCTATGACTGCAATGTTTATGGCATTGGGTAAGAaagatatttctaaatttgtaACAGGGCCTTTATCACCAGCAAT GATACAATTTTTACGCGatttaaaagatttctttggaattgtttttaaaatcgAGCCACttaaagaagaagatgaaataTTAGAACAAGTTGTCTTAACTTGTATAGGTGTAGGATAtactaatataaataaacgaacattGTAA
- the LOC139989857 gene encoding tRNA-specific adenosine deaminase 1-like produces the protein MEDFADQIAHLCLEKYNKLGKNGKPSEKEWTVLSGIVLKKKDSSLTLVALATGTKCLGKLDLINTKIYEEGCRLSDSHAEILVRRAFLRYLYEQINFLLSDSKSDVFTIDDQKKIKINDKISFHFFTSQTPCGDCSIFLKEEFYKDDVPPTKMIKCDYNNGAETIESNADKKEKQIIKDIYRTGAKCIKSEKCQDPHLPGINYHVVGPLRTKPGRGNPTLSLSCSDKIAKWNLLGVQGSLLSMLIPPIKMETIVVGGNSPFSLEAMERGLYKRFNEKVRKLKIVQSKLYFKQQKNSERKHPCPSSIIWCAVRNRDTEVAVEGRKQGATKKKKGSNLLVTRRALFEMFLQTCDKYRHPDCNIRHPKKITYLDCKMWSKNYQSLWNTLKSGSFHAWPSKPIRLQTFML, from the exons atggaAGATTTTGCAGATCAGATCGCACACCTttgtttagaaaaatataataagctTGGTAAGAATGGTAAACCATCAGAGAAGGAGTGGACTGTGCTATCAGGCATagtgttaaaaaaaaaggacagCTCACTCACTTTAGTAGCTCTTGCTACAGGCACAAAGTGCTTAGGAAAAttagatttaataaatacaaaaatatatgagGAAGGTTGCAGATTAAGTGATTCTCATGCAGAAATTCTTGTTAGGCGTGCctttttaagatatttatatgaaCAAATCAATTTCTTACTCAGTGACTCTAAAAGTGATGTTTTTACAATAGATGatcagaaaaaaattaaaataaacgataaaatatcgtttcatttctttacGAGTCAAACTCCTTGTGGAGattgttctatatttttgaaagaagAATTCTATAAAGATGATGTACCTCcaacaaaaatgataaaatgtgATTATAATAACGGAGCGGAAACAATAGAATCAAATgccgataaaaaagaaaaacaaataattaaagatatatatagaaCCGGTGCAAAATGCATAAAATCCGAAAAATGCCAAGATCCTCATTTACCTGGAATAAACTACCACGTGGTTGGACCGCTACGTACTAAACCAGGAAGGGGAAATCCTACTCTTAGTTTATCTTGTTCAGACAAAATAGCAAA ATGGAATTTACTTGGAGTACAAGGATCACTTTTATCAATGTTGATACCTccaataaaaatggaaactaTTGTAGTTGGAGGCAATTCTCCTTTTTCCCTAGAAGCGATGGAACGTGGATTGTACAAACGATTCAACGAAAAAGTACGTAAACTAAAGATTGTACAAAGTAAACTTTACTTTAAACAACAAAAAAATTCTGAGAGGAAACATCCATGTCCATCGAGTATAATATGGTGTGCTGTAAGAAATCG cgaTACTGAAGTAGCGGTTGAGGGTAGAAAACAAGGAGCtacgaaaaaaaagaaaggtagCAATCTACTTGTAACGAGACGCGCTCtttttgaaatgtttttgCAAACTTGTGATAAATATCGACACCCTGATTGTAATATAAGACATCCTAAAAAGATTACCTATTTGGATTGTAAAATGTGGTCTAAAAATTATCAAAGCTTGTGGAACACTTTAAAATCAGGATCTTTTCATGCTTGGCCTTCTAAACCAATTCGGTTACAAACATTTATgttgtag
- the Zfh1 gene encoding Zn finger homeodomain 1 isoform X1 — MSMTLVRNTFKGCSEDEAAGVVNAEVGGGCAAGAPTTGSGVGGGSGTGSEPGGGGGGGGGAGTGTGGGGGGVRGGGGSGGGEGGSTKQGGEKCPQCGFLCRDVHVLQLHLEDTHKTPYAIDKNDLNAQFPQVSCRVCSKTFANVYRLQRHMISHDESAVLRKFKCPHCEKAFKFKHHLKEHLRIHSGEKPFLCNNCGKRFSHSGSYSSHMTSKKCLIVNLKKSRHTNVSNVDRGPKKAQQPLPPGRREVDLLAANNNTFLPILPKLSPSDYQEIQREGAGIYDMPTLLPQMMGFGSYFLQASLGKILNQLHSKRLDEVAEKFESHRELMSPSTADSEGTEGTEGKESPAPTDPQGLDAVRRILETVNTSVTKQLLEANVRKLSTSPATMKREFEEDYQDQDSEMSSEMAHYPDWSAADQYDSQSEGLAAKLEDVNQPGAKSGYKRKAEDSSEADSEDEEDGTQTHNDNGRRVRARSLIDDEQLAVLKGYYAINPRPKKEEISMIANYINFPTRVVQVWFQNSRARDRRESKIPPLVPLANSTSQTVYEQPLDLSKKEALTETAYKDSETICAKFTSSSPVEPKNDNASSHNQDTDDLEDSPLVIDEETTDSVETKRTAPMGGEIVPKSQPQTNVKNESENASQPETSPAAEIEQGVYFCDRCDKTFSKHSSLARHKYEHSGQRPYKCVECPRAFKHKHHLTEHKRLHSGEKPFQCSKCLKRFSHSGSYSQHMNHRYSYCKPYRE; from the exons ATGAGCATGACTCTCGTCCGCAATACGTTCAAAG GTTGCAGCGAGGACGAGGCAGCAGGTGTCGTGAACGCGGAGGTGGGCGGAGGTTGCGCGGCCGGGGCGCCAACCACAGGAAGTGGCGTTGGAGGTGGTAGCGGCACAGGTAGCGAACccggtggtggtggtggaggCGGTGGTGGAGCAGGAACAGGAACAGGAGGAGGCGGAGGAGGCGTCCGTGGTGGCGGCGGCAGCGGTGGCGGCGAGGGCGGATCGACGAAGCAGGGTGGCGAGAAGTGTCCCCAGTGCGGCTTCCTCTGTCGGGACGTCCACGTGCTTCAGCTCCATCTCGAGGACACGCACAAGACCCCGTACGCCATCGACAAGAACGATCTCAACGCTCAATTCCCTCAAGTG TCCTGCAGGGTGTGCAGCAAGACTTTTGCTAACGTCTACCGACTCCAGAGGCACATGATCAGCCATGATGAGAGTGCCGTGCTTCGTAAGTTTAAGTGTCCCCATTGCGAGAAAGCCTTCAAGTTTAAGCATCACCTCAAG GAGCACCTCCGCATTCACAGCGGTGAAAAGCCATTCCTATGCAACAACTGCGGCAAGCGCTTCTCCCATTCGGGCTCGTATTCGAGTCATATGACCTCGAAGAAGTGCCTGATAGTAAACTTGAAAAAATCCAGGCATACGAATGTGAgcaacgtggatcgcgggccGAAAAAGGCGCAACAACCCCTGCCGCCGGGGCGGCGCGAGGTCGATCTGCTCGCGGCGAATAATAACACTTTCCTCCCTATTCTGCCGAAGCTTTCACCCTCGGATTATCAGGAGATACAACGGGAAGGAGCGG GTATTTACGACATGCCGACCCTTCTGCCACAAATGATGGGCTTCGGCAGCTACTTTCTGCAGGCATCCTTGGGCAAGATCTTAAATCAGCTACATTCCAAGAGATTGGACGAGGTAGCCGAGAAATTCGAGTCTCATCGGGAGCTCATGAGCCCGTCGACGGCGGACTCTGAGGGCACGGAAGGCACAGAGGGTAAAGAATCACCAGCACCGACCGACCCTCAGGGTCTTGATGCGGTTCGACGTATCCTTGAAACGGTTAACACCTCCGTCACGAAGCAACTGCTCGAGGCGAACGTGAGGAAATTGTCCACCTCGCCGGCCACGATGAAACGAGAGTTCGAGGAGGATTATCAA GATCAAGACAGCGAGATGTCCAGCGAGATGGCACATTATCCAGACTGGTCAGCAGCGGATCAATATGATTCGCAGAGTGAAGGTTTGGCGGCGAAGCTCGAGGACGTGAATCAACCCGGTGCGAAATCAGGTTACAAGAGAAAAGCGGAGGATAGCTCGGAGGCGGACTCGGAGGACGAGGAGGATGGTACACAGACGCACAATGATAACGGAAGGAGAGTCAGGGCTAGATCGTTGATAGACGATGAGCAATTGGCTGTTCTCAAGGGTTACTATGCCATTAATCCTCGACCCAAGAAGGAGGAGATCAGCATGATCGCCAATTACATCAATTTTCCTACTCGTGTCGTACAG GTTTGGTTCCAAAATTCCCGAGCGAGGGACCGACGAGAATCGAAGATACCACCTCTAGTACCATTGGCAAATTCAACCAGTCAGACCGTGTACGAACAACCATTAGATTTGTCGAAGAAAGAAGCTCTCACAGAGACGGCGTACAAAGACAGTGAAACTATTTGTGCAAAATTCACGTCATCGTCTCCCGTTGAACCGAAAAACGATAATGCGTCGTCGCATAATCAAGACACGGATGATCTGGAGGATTCGCCACTCGTTATTGACGAAGAGACCACCGATTCTGTAGAAACGAAACGTACGGCCCCGATGGGGGGAGAAATTGTTCCAAAG AGTCAACCTCAGACAAATGTTAAGAACGAAAGTGAAAACGCGAGTCAACCAGAGACTTCGCCAGCAGCGGAGATCGAGCAGGGTGTCTACTTCTGTGATCGGTGTGACAAAACATTCTCCAAGCACAGTTCCCTAGCAAGACACAAATATGAACATTCCg GGCAAAGGCCGTACAAATGCGTGGAGTGCCCAAGGGCGTTCAAGCACAAGCACCATCTGACCGAACACAAGCGACTGCACAGCGGCGAAAAGCCCTTCCAGTGCTCCAAGTGCCTCAAGCGCTTCTCTCACTCCGGCTCCTACAGCCAACACATGAATCATCGTTACTCTTACTGCAAGCCGTATAGAGAATAG
- the LOC139989856 gene encoding trafficking protein particle complex subunit 12, protein MAEENGTSQQKCETTEEVTKEMETDISRYFENASRTIFDEIVSPKKEDFFDVQRGSGSQIPDFELLTDQSNEFLKTSSLLGNERLDHSGTNDVHRDAWIPSEQTRKILRNVATSTAGTSFLDRENLTMPGLAVQGDMPNLIKSSVVRFLGEDENIQRHVLTASDVTQDERGLRTLIQAGCYKAAINLSGRLLAVYAQGYGKINQPSKHSPHSLQLWYTRLALLTKLKQIDILENESKPFGNLDKPDMYFTFYPELYGTRPGSMASFSFRLLLAEIPMYCAKPKQALDNLYKILAIVNQIIMNFSNGFNGDGSRVKINPAEQEDAIRLWKGRRSRTFISIINCAVSMKNYVLGIDILGRLCESADWSPEQMDALRSSIGRLHLFLGDVSAAEKFLINLHKKESGPTVRELTDRGLMAVAHNSFQEAYKCFQAAEALDPSNIALINNMAVCLLYTGQLKAAVHLYESMITRNPVKSLQEPILLNICTSYELHTTHCKQPKLHLLSQLNRYKGDAVDIQCLKLPLN, encoded by the coding sequence ATGGCTGAAGAAAATGGGACTTCACAGCAGAAATGCGAGACTACTGAAGAGGTTACGAAAGAAATGGAGACAGATATCAGCCGCTATTTTGAAAATGCATCTCGCACGATCTTCGATGAGATCGTATCGCCTAAAAAGGAAGATTTTTTCGACGTGCAAAGAGGTTCTGGGAGTCAAATCCCGGATTTTGAATTACTGACGGATCAATCGAACGAATTTTTAAAGACTAGTTCATTGCTTGGTAACGAACGACTTGATCATAGTGGCACGAACGATGTACACAGAGATGCATGGATACCTTCTGAACAGACAAGAAAAATCTTACGAAACGTAGCCACGTCAACTGCTGGGACTAGTTTCCTGGATAGAGAGAACTTAACGATGCCAGGACTTGCAGTTCAAGGGGACATGCCCAATTTGATAAAGAGTAGTGTTGTAAGATTCCTAGGTGAAGATGAAAATATACAGAGGCATGTGCTCACTGCTTCTGACGTAACTCAAGACGAACGTGGCTTAAGGACATTAATACAAGCTGGTTGTTACAAAGCTGCAATAAATTTATCGGGAAGATTATTAGCGGTATATGCTCAAGGATATGGCAAGATAAATCAACCTAGTAAACATTCTCCGCATTCTTTGCAACTGTGGTACACGAGGCTAGCTCTTTTAACCAAGCTCAagcaaattgatattttagagAATGAGTCAAAACCATTTGGTAATTTGGATAAACCAGAcatgtattttacattttatccaGAACTGTATGGTACCAGGCCAGGTTCTATGGCTTCCTTTTCCTTTAGACTACTTTTAGCTGAGATTCCAATGTATTGTGCAAAACCAAAACAAGCATTGGATAATCTTTATAAGATTCTAGCAATTGTGAACCaaattataatgaattttagcAATGGATTTAATGGAGATGGATCTCGTGTTAAGATTAACCCTGCAGAACAAGAAGATGCTATAAGATTGTGGAAAGGCAGAAGATCTAGAActtttatatctattattaacTGTGCTGTTAGcatgaaaaattatgtattgGGCATAGATATTTTAGGAAGACTTTGTGAATCTGCAGATTGGTCACCTGAACAAATGGATGCATTGAGATCTAGTATAGGTAGATTACATCTATTTTTGGGAGATGTTTCTGCAgcagaaaaatttttaatcaatctGCATAAAAAAGAGAGTGGTCCTACTGTTCGAGAGTTAACAGACAGAGGATTAATGGCAGTAGCCCACAATTCTTTTCAAGAAGCATACAAGTGTTTCCAAGCAGCAGAAGCATTGGATCCATCAAACATagcattaattaataatatggCTGTTTGTCTTTTATATACAGGCCAGTTAAAAGCAGCAGTGCATTTATATGAAAGTATGATAACAAgaaaccctgtaaaaagtttACAAGAACCTATACTGTTGAATATATGTACATCGTATGAATTGCATACAACTCATTGTAAACAACCAAAGTTACATTTACTGAGTCAATTGAACAGGTATAAAGGAGATGCTGTAGATATACAGTGCCTGAAACTCCCTTTAAATTGA
- the LOC139989860 gene encoding uncharacterized protein, whose amino-acid sequence MNSAAKNVLLSSGYTMPLIGFGTYKIQGRDVIYEVVDESLKVGFRSIDTAVVYRNEEDIGYALKNLLPKYNLQRSDIFITTKLSPSEHGDPKGIEKSVQRSLKALNTTYIDLYLIHWPGAAYISESSTNNPSLRAKTWDKLVELKKQGFIRSIGVSNYTIKHLEELLQNCKDIPPSVNQVELHPHYHQKELIKYCNNKGIHVQAYSSLGTSSSTNLLRDPIVIKIATQLNVSPAQLLLNWALQQGIGIIPKAVKKEHIRDNIQLDFVIDEESMRALFSLPQHKYAWDPSNVY is encoded by the exons ATGAACAGTGCAGCGAAAAATGTTCTCCTTTCAAGTGGTTATACTATGCCTCTTATTGGAT tTGGAACATACAAAATTCAAGGAAGAGATGTAATATATGAAGTAGTAGATGAAAGTTTAAAAGTTGGTTTTCGTTCTATTG aTACAGCTGTAGTGTATCGAAATGAAGAAGATATTGGCTATGctctgaaaaatttattaccaaaatataatcttcaaaggagtgatatatttattacaactaAGCTTT CACCAAGTGAACATGGAGATCCAAAAGGAATAGAAAAGTCTGTGCAAAGATCTCTTAAAGcacttaatactacatacaTTGATTTGTACTTGATTCATTGGCCAGGTGCAGCTTATATTTCAGAAAGTTCAACAAATAATCCAAGCTTAAGAGCAAAGACTTGGGATAAATTAGTAGAATTGAAGAAACAAGGATTCATAAGATCCATAGGTGTATCCAACTATACAATCAAACATCTAGAAGAATTATTGCAAAATTGTAAAGATATACCACCAAGTGTTAATCAA gTTGAGTTGCATCCACATTATCAtcaaaaagaattaattaagtaCTGCAATAACAAAGGGATTCATGTACAAGCATATTCTTCTTTAGGAACTAGTAGCAGTACTAATCTTTTAAGAGATCCAATTGTCATAAAAATAGCTACTCAACTTAATGTATCACCAgcgcaattattattaaattgggCTTTGCAACAAGGAATTG GCATCATTCCCAAAGCTGTAAAGAAAGAACATATAAGGGACAATATACAGCTAGATTTTGTTATTGATGAAGAAAGTATGAGAGCTTTATTTTCTCTACCTCAACATAAATATGCTTGGGACCCTTCCAATGTGTATTAG
- the Alg13 gene encoding alg13 UDP-N-acetylglucosaminyltransferase subunit: MTQLTQRIFVTVGTTKFDELIETVLSSEVLEVLSSKGYYEIILQVGRTLFVPDCTPRCGFVNIEYFNLSADIINYVQNADLIISHAGAGSILDALECRKNLIVVANENLMDNHQLELAEQLYEDKHLYYCTCKTLLNTIQAMNFTQLKPFVNKRSRHIAKFIDQIMGFLP; this comes from the exons atgacaCAATTGACACAAAGGATATTTGTTACTGTTGGCACAACCAAATTTGATGAACTAATCGAGACAGTACTTAGCTCAGAAGTCTTAGAG gtATTATCGTCAAAAGGATATTATGAAATCATCTTGCAAGTTGGCAGAACGTTATTTGTACCAGATTGTACCCCACGTTGTGGTTTTGtcaatattgaatatttcaatttaagcGCAGATATAATTAACTATGTACAAAATGCTGATCTCATTATAAGTCACGCAGGAGCAGGAAGTATTTTAGATGCTTTAGAGTgtagaaaaaatttaattgtagttgcaaatgaaaatttaatggaTAATCATCAATTAGAATTAGCTGAGCAACTCTATGAAGATAAACATTTATACTATTGTACTTGTAAAACTTTGTTAAACACTATACAAGCCATGAATTTTACTCAGTTAAAAccttttgttaataaaagaaGTAGACATATTGCTAAATTTATAGACCAAATAATGGGATTTTTACCATGA
- the Zfh1 gene encoding Zn finger homeodomain 1 isoform X2 codes for MEILAKNLKGCSEDEAAGVVNAEVGGGCAAGAPTTGSGVGGGSGTGSEPGGGGGGGGGAGTGTGGGGGGVRGGGGSGGGEGGSTKQGGEKCPQCGFLCRDVHVLQLHLEDTHKTPYAIDKNDLNAQFPQVSCRVCSKTFANVYRLQRHMISHDESAVLRKFKCPHCEKAFKFKHHLKEHLRIHSGEKPFLCNNCGKRFSHSGSYSSHMTSKKCLIVNLKKSRHTNVSNVDRGPKKAQQPLPPGRREVDLLAANNNTFLPILPKLSPSDYQEIQREGAGIYDMPTLLPQMMGFGSYFLQASLGKILNQLHSKRLDEVAEKFESHRELMSPSTADSEGTEGTEGKESPAPTDPQGLDAVRRILETVNTSVTKQLLEANVRKLSTSPATMKREFEEDYQDQDSEMSSEMAHYPDWSAADQYDSQSEGLAAKLEDVNQPGAKSGYKRKAEDSSEADSEDEEDGTQTHNDNGRRVRARSLIDDEQLAVLKGYYAINPRPKKEEISMIANYINFPTRVVQVWFQNSRARDRRESKIPPLVPLANSTSQTVYEQPLDLSKKEALTETAYKDSETICAKFTSSSPVEPKNDNASSHNQDTDDLEDSPLVIDEETTDSVETKRTAPMGGEIVPKSQPQTNVKNESENASQPETSPAAEIEQGVYFCDRCDKTFSKHSSLARHKYEHSGQRPYKCVECPRAFKHKHHLTEHKRLHSGEKPFQCSKCLKRFSHSGSYSQHMNHRYSYCKPYRE; via the exons ATGGAAATATTGgcaaaaaatttgaaag GTTGCAGCGAGGACGAGGCAGCAGGTGTCGTGAACGCGGAGGTGGGCGGAGGTTGCGCGGCCGGGGCGCCAACCACAGGAAGTGGCGTTGGAGGTGGTAGCGGCACAGGTAGCGAACccggtggtggtggtggaggCGGTGGTGGAGCAGGAACAGGAACAGGAGGAGGCGGAGGAGGCGTCCGTGGTGGCGGCGGCAGCGGTGGCGGCGAGGGCGGATCGACGAAGCAGGGTGGCGAGAAGTGTCCCCAGTGCGGCTTCCTCTGTCGGGACGTCCACGTGCTTCAGCTCCATCTCGAGGACACGCACAAGACCCCGTACGCCATCGACAAGAACGATCTCAACGCTCAATTCCCTCAAGTG TCCTGCAGGGTGTGCAGCAAGACTTTTGCTAACGTCTACCGACTCCAGAGGCACATGATCAGCCATGATGAGAGTGCCGTGCTTCGTAAGTTTAAGTGTCCCCATTGCGAGAAAGCCTTCAAGTTTAAGCATCACCTCAAG GAGCACCTCCGCATTCACAGCGGTGAAAAGCCATTCCTATGCAACAACTGCGGCAAGCGCTTCTCCCATTCGGGCTCGTATTCGAGTCATATGACCTCGAAGAAGTGCCTGATAGTAAACTTGAAAAAATCCAGGCATACGAATGTGAgcaacgtggatcgcgggccGAAAAAGGCGCAACAACCCCTGCCGCCGGGGCGGCGCGAGGTCGATCTGCTCGCGGCGAATAATAACACTTTCCTCCCTATTCTGCCGAAGCTTTCACCCTCGGATTATCAGGAGATACAACGGGAAGGAGCGG GTATTTACGACATGCCGACCCTTCTGCCACAAATGATGGGCTTCGGCAGCTACTTTCTGCAGGCATCCTTGGGCAAGATCTTAAATCAGCTACATTCCAAGAGATTGGACGAGGTAGCCGAGAAATTCGAGTCTCATCGGGAGCTCATGAGCCCGTCGACGGCGGACTCTGAGGGCACGGAAGGCACAGAGGGTAAAGAATCACCAGCACCGACCGACCCTCAGGGTCTTGATGCGGTTCGACGTATCCTTGAAACGGTTAACACCTCCGTCACGAAGCAACTGCTCGAGGCGAACGTGAGGAAATTGTCCACCTCGCCGGCCACGATGAAACGAGAGTTCGAGGAGGATTATCAA GATCAAGACAGCGAGATGTCCAGCGAGATGGCACATTATCCAGACTGGTCAGCAGCGGATCAATATGATTCGCAGAGTGAAGGTTTGGCGGCGAAGCTCGAGGACGTGAATCAACCCGGTGCGAAATCAGGTTACAAGAGAAAAGCGGAGGATAGCTCGGAGGCGGACTCGGAGGACGAGGAGGATGGTACACAGACGCACAATGATAACGGAAGGAGAGTCAGGGCTAGATCGTTGATAGACGATGAGCAATTGGCTGTTCTCAAGGGTTACTATGCCATTAATCCTCGACCCAAGAAGGAGGAGATCAGCATGATCGCCAATTACATCAATTTTCCTACTCGTGTCGTACAG GTTTGGTTCCAAAATTCCCGAGCGAGGGACCGACGAGAATCGAAGATACCACCTCTAGTACCATTGGCAAATTCAACCAGTCAGACCGTGTACGAACAACCATTAGATTTGTCGAAGAAAGAAGCTCTCACAGAGACGGCGTACAAAGACAGTGAAACTATTTGTGCAAAATTCACGTCATCGTCTCCCGTTGAACCGAAAAACGATAATGCGTCGTCGCATAATCAAGACACGGATGATCTGGAGGATTCGCCACTCGTTATTGACGAAGAGACCACCGATTCTGTAGAAACGAAACGTACGGCCCCGATGGGGGGAGAAATTGTTCCAAAG AGTCAACCTCAGACAAATGTTAAGAACGAAAGTGAAAACGCGAGTCAACCAGAGACTTCGCCAGCAGCGGAGATCGAGCAGGGTGTCTACTTCTGTGATCGGTGTGACAAAACATTCTCCAAGCACAGTTCCCTAGCAAGACACAAATATGAACATTCCg GGCAAAGGCCGTACAAATGCGTGGAGTGCCCAAGGGCGTTCAAGCACAAGCACCATCTGACCGAACACAAGCGACTGCACAGCGGCGAAAAGCCCTTCCAGTGCTCCAAGTGCCTCAAGCGCTTCTCTCACTCCGGCTCCTACAGCCAACACATGAATCATCGTTACTCTTACTGCAAGCCGTATAGAGAATAG